A single region of the Halorussus gelatinilyticus genome encodes:
- a CDS encoding ferredoxin--NADP reductase: MAAPVREHLSQHDALADLPLVTESARVTDVTTMDRDRRPEAAAAMTRWLEERGLAGYGPVEGFDDWERLSARLARDDRPAVARRVATLAERVERPKPMLTSARFRTEADVDFLAGQYVGLRYDGTSRAYSLSSSPTEDELEICVRRVPGGRLSPEICTDLAVGDEVTIRGPYGELVLQDHSPRDMVFLATGTGVAPFRSMIEYVFETGRDEYEGERRDVWLFLGAAWEDDLPYLDRFRELQRTQENFHFVPCLSRESVLSDWDGETDYVQHALLKHTDPAAVTAGLGDRLERWLREQPQSGVEARIDPTNSEVYACGINAMVYGLVTAAERLGIPASRIESEGFG, translated from the coding sequence ATGGCAGCACCGGTACGCGAACACCTGTCCCAACACGACGCGCTGGCCGACCTCCCGCTCGTCACCGAGTCCGCGCGCGTCACCGACGTCACGACGATGGATCGGGACCGACGGCCAGAGGCCGCGGCCGCGATGACCCGGTGGCTCGAAGAGCGCGGACTCGCCGGGTACGGTCCCGTCGAGGGGTTCGACGACTGGGAGCGGTTGTCCGCGCGACTCGCCCGCGACGACCGCCCGGCGGTCGCCCGGCGGGTCGCGACGCTCGCCGAGCGCGTCGAGCGACCGAAGCCGATGCTCACCAGCGCGCGGTTCCGCACCGAGGCGGACGTCGATTTCCTCGCCGGACAGTACGTCGGGCTCCGATACGACGGCACGTCGCGGGCGTACTCGCTGTCGAGTTCGCCCACCGAGGACGAACTCGAAATCTGCGTCCGGCGCGTGCCGGGTGGCCGCCTCTCGCCGGAGATCTGCACCGACCTCGCGGTCGGCGACGAGGTGACGATTCGCGGCCCGTACGGCGAACTCGTCCTCCAGGACCACTCGCCGCGGGACATGGTGTTCCTCGCGACCGGTACGGGGGTCGCACCGTTCCGGAGCATGATAGAGTACGTCTTCGAGACCGGCCGCGACGAGTACGAGGGCGAGAGACGCGACGTGTGGCTGTTCCTCGGGGCGGCGTGGGAGGACGACCTCCCGTATCTGGACCGGTTCCGCGAACTCCAGCGGACCCAAGAGAACTTCCACTTCGTCCCCTGTCTGAGCCGCGAGTCCGTCCTCTCGGACTGGGACGGCGAGACCGACTACGTCCAGCACGCGCTGCTCAAGCACACCGACCCGGCCGCCGTGACCGCCGGACTCGGCGACCGGCTCGAACGCTGGCTGCGGGAGCAACCTCAATCAGGAGTCGAGGCCCGCATCGACCCGACGAACAGCGAGGTGTACGCGTGCGGCATCAACGCCATGGTGTACGGTCTCGTGACGGCCGCCGAGCGACTCGGTATCCCGGCCTCGCGCATCGAGTCCGAGGGGTTCGGGTAG
- a CDS encoding alkaline phosphatase PhoX — MRTGYDRRDTVAILATLALGGRASTATANAQEGGGSDGEGSGQGGGESDAESGPTLNRLATTALGAEITGLFLTTDGELFFNVQHPDENNVLPYDEGTVGALVGARIDELPSDFESVQMPDSRIERERVRTAVGSYQPLMNGGDRVPNSGDGFGVVYSATGEPMTDGMWPDFNGFVRDGDRAGYLFTNWERSPGLVTRMRVERRGRPGAAAWQVTDAMNVDFRPVEGTWTNCFGTVSPWGTPLSSEEYEPPADVWYDPEQETYGNGDGRMAEYLGYWGNPYRYGYVVEITEPKSSDPTPEKRFAMGRFSHENAVVMPDRKTAYMSDDGTGTVLFKFVADSAGDLSSGTLYAARAKPGRGNDPANVAFDLEWVELAHGDEEQIASWIAEYDGQDESTDADYITDEQVQQWAKGNAPDDRVAFLESRKAAAAKGATDEFRKMEGITVKFPQAGRAEPGDYLYVAMSEVNETMADGEGTIRLQGNDYGAVYRMELRENFDVSRMEPVVTGGPSANICGGCPYDARPDSASTVCRDCAFNPTREEEESANSDASGATLFGTDPMRAQVDPENAIANPDNLLVTGNGRVVIGEDSEFHENNMVWLYDPGEGERSAGSGS; from the coding sequence ATGCGCACAGGTTACGACCGACGCGACACGGTGGCGATACTCGCGACGCTCGCGCTGGGGGGTCGGGCGAGTACCGCCACCGCGAACGCACAGGAGGGCGGCGGGAGCGACGGAGAGGGGAGCGGGCAGGGCGGCGGCGAGAGCGACGCCGAGTCGGGGCCGACGCTGAACCGACTCGCGACCACGGCGCTCGGCGCGGAGATAACCGGCCTCTTTCTGACGACCGACGGGGAACTGTTCTTCAACGTCCAGCACCCCGACGAGAACAACGTGCTACCCTACGACGAGGGCACGGTGGGCGCGCTCGTCGGGGCCAGAATCGACGAGTTACCCTCGGATTTCGAGAGCGTGCAGATGCCGGACAGCCGAATCGAACGCGAGCGCGTCCGGACCGCCGTCGGGAGCTACCAGCCGCTGATGAACGGCGGAGACCGGGTACCCAACTCCGGCGACGGCTTCGGCGTGGTCTACTCCGCGACGGGCGAACCGATGACCGACGGGATGTGGCCCGACTTCAACGGCTTCGTCCGCGACGGCGACCGGGCGGGCTACCTGTTCACCAACTGGGAGCGGTCGCCCGGACTCGTGACCCGGATGCGGGTCGAGCGCCGGGGGCGACCGGGGGCCGCCGCGTGGCAGGTCACCGACGCGATGAACGTTGACTTCCGGCCGGTCGAGGGGACGTGGACCAACTGCTTCGGCACCGTCTCGCCGTGGGGCACGCCGCTGTCCTCCGAGGAGTACGAACCGCCCGCCGACGTGTGGTACGACCCCGAGCAGGAGACCTACGGCAACGGCGACGGCCGGATGGCCGAGTATCTCGGCTACTGGGGGAACCCGTATCGGTACGGCTACGTCGTCGAGATAACCGAACCCAAATCGAGCGACCCGACGCCCGAGAAGCGGTTCGCCATGGGTCGGTTCTCCCACGAGAACGCGGTGGTGATGCCCGACCGGAAGACCGCCTACATGAGCGACGACGGGACCGGGACGGTCCTGTTCAAGTTCGTGGCGGACTCTGCGGGCGACCTCTCGTCGGGCACGCTGTACGCCGCCAGAGCCAAGCCCGGTCGGGGCAACGACCCCGCGAACGTCGCCTTCGACCTCGAATGGGTCGAGTTGGCCCACGGCGACGAGGAGCAAATCGCGTCGTGGATAGCCGAGTACGACGGACAGGACGAGAGTACGGACGCCGACTACATCACCGACGAGCAGGTCCAGCAGTGGGCCAAGGGGAACGCCCCCGACGACCGGGTCGCCTTCCTCGAATCCCGGAAGGCCGCGGCCGCGAAGGGCGCGACCGACGAGTTCCGGAAGATGGAGGGCATCACCGTCAAGTTCCCGCAGGCGGGCCGAGCGGAACCCGGCGACTACCTCTACGTCGCGATGTCGGAGGTCAACGAGACGATGGCCGACGGCGAGGGGACCATCCGGCTGCAGGGCAACGACTACGGCGCGGTCTATCGCATGGAACTCCGCGAGAACTTCGACGTGAGCCGGATGGAACCGGTCGTGACCGGCGGCCCGAGCGCCAACATCTGCGGCGGGTGTCCCTACGACGCCCGCCCGGACTCGGCCAGCACGGTCTGTCGGGACTGCGCGTTCAATCCGACCCGCGAGGAGGAGGAGTCCGCTAACTCCGACGCCTCGGGCGCGACCCTGTTCGGGACCGACCCGATGCGGGCGCAGGTGGACCCCGAGAACGCCATCGCCAACCCCGACAACCTGCTCGTGACCGGGAACGGCCGGGTCGTCATCGGCGAGGACAGCGAGTTCCACGAGAACAACATGGTCTGGCTCTACGACCCCGGCGAGGGCGAACGGAGCGCAGGTAGCGGGTCGTAG
- a CDS encoding HPP family protein — translation MLDGLRARYLDVLRRVRRFERREMREFRRWIEHTANLIHLSVLLLIPPLIALVTAISNSLEVLPFVLFPPLASGTHTLFADPEGTYASPTKFVGGLTTGALCGTLAVWVGVNTMLRDPLGASQLSVSPVEAALAIFLTGGLTWALDFEEPSAFSTALLALIAPAFSSVQSVHAFFLQYVGSVFVASAIVAGAFHVWREQFYERRSRYLYQSTKGDDHVLVPMGSEGDRPTAMFAARLAAAHDAGKVVLLDVVDEAAVEEAERTMTVPADGTDTRLVDPALADDEDTETEEVQVADESAQRLEAEARRIETKVGVPCEVVVVGDGTDRSRTVLKTARETNCDLVVAPYEEQNGGLSPFVRGLFRSDLDAVAFRPTDESRERWKRVLVPVRRAGDTAHAMIEFARRVGGGSGRVSVCTCIDREDERRAAETTLANLVEAFEGSFETRVSRSSIESFLAANDAYYDLTIMGASTDRSAASRFVSPPTFERIHDLDCDVAIVHRG, via the coding sequence ATGCTCGACGGCCTGCGCGCGCGGTATCTCGACGTTCTCCGGCGGGTCCGGCGGTTCGAGCGCCGGGAGATGCGGGAGTTCCGTCGGTGGATAGAGCACACCGCGAACCTGATTCACCTCTCGGTCCTCCTCCTGATTCCGCCCCTCATCGCGCTCGTGACCGCCATCTCGAACTCGCTCGAAGTCCTGCCGTTCGTCCTCTTCCCGCCGCTGGCGTCGGGCACGCACACGCTGTTCGCCGACCCGGAGGGGACCTACGCCTCGCCGACGAAGTTCGTCGGGGGACTCACGACCGGGGCGCTCTGCGGGACGCTGGCCGTCTGGGTCGGCGTCAACACGATGCTCCGGGACCCCCTCGGCGCGAGTCAGTTGTCGGTCTCGCCGGTCGAGGCGGCGCTGGCCATCTTCCTCACCGGCGGGCTGACGTGGGCGCTGGACTTCGAGGAGCCGTCGGCGTTCTCGACCGCCCTGCTGGCGCTCATCGCGCCCGCGTTCAGTTCCGTGCAGTCGGTCCACGCCTTCTTCCTCCAGTACGTCGGGTCGGTGTTCGTCGCCAGCGCCATCGTCGCCGGCGCGTTCCACGTCTGGCGCGAGCAGTTCTACGAGCGCCGGTCGCGCTACCTCTACCAGTCCACGAAGGGCGACGACCACGTCCTCGTCCCGATGGGGAGCGAGGGCGACCGCCCGACGGCGATGTTCGCCGCGCGACTCGCCGCGGCCCACGACGCCGGGAAGGTCGTCCTGCTCGACGTGGTGGACGAGGCGGCCGTCGAGGAGGCCGAGCGCACGATGACCGTGCCGGCCGACGGGACCGACACGCGACTGGTCGACCCCGCGCTGGCCGACGACGAGGACACCGAGACCGAGGAGGTGCAGGTCGCCGACGAGTCCGCCCAGCGCCTCGAAGCGGAGGCCCGGCGCATCGAGACGAAGGTCGGCGTCCCCTGCGAGGTGGTCGTGGTCGGCGACGGCACCGACCGCTCGCGGACCGTCCTGAAGACCGCCCGCGAGACCAACTGCGACCTCGTGGTCGCGCCCTACGAGGAGCAGAACGGCGGTCTCTCGCCGTTCGTCCGCGGCCTCTTCCGGAGCGACCTGGACGCCGTGGCGTTCCGCCCGACCGACGAGTCGCGCGAGCGCTGGAAGCGCGTGCTGGTTCCGGTCCGGCGCGCGGGCGACACCGCCCACGCGATGATAGAGTTCGCCCGCCGGGTCGGCGGCGGGTCGGGCCGGGTCAGCGTCTGCACCTGCATCGACCGCGAGGACGAGCGTCGCGCGGCCGAGACGACGCTGGCGAACCTCGTGGAGGCCTTCGAGGGGTCGTTCGAGACCAGAGTGTCGCGGTCGTCCATCGAGTCGTTCCTCGCGGCCAACGACGCCTACTACGACCTGACCATCATGGGCGCGAGCACCGACCGGTCGGCGGCCTCGCGGTTCGTCTCGCCGCCGACGTTCGAGCGCATCCACGACTTGGACTGCGACGTGGCCATCGTCCACCGGGGATGA
- a CDS encoding nucleoside phosphorylase — MAKQPHLLVEEGDVNDIALIPGDPGRVDRIANLCDSSAVVAENREYKVVNATYEGTDLTICSTGIGCPSAAIAVEELNEVGVETVIRVGTTGALQEGIEIGDMIIATGAAKNEGTSKRYEDVAYPAVPDYDVLSSLVDSAEANDEEVHVGPIASDDAFYAETEEYVADWEDANILSVEMEAAAVFSLTRRRDMRAGAICTVDGNLVEGTQKGETDDEELPEKAKNNVERAIRITLDAVVDLAE, encoded by the coding sequence ATGGCGAAACAGCCCCATCTCCTCGTCGAAGAGGGCGACGTGAACGACATCGCGCTCATCCCCGGCGACCCCGGCCGCGTGGACCGCATCGCGAACCTCTGCGATAGCTCGGCGGTCGTCGCCGAGAACCGCGAGTACAAGGTCGTCAACGCGACGTACGAGGGCACCGACCTCACCATCTGCTCGACCGGCATCGGCTGTCCCTCCGCCGCAATCGCGGTCGAGGAACTCAACGAGGTCGGCGTCGAGACCGTGATTCGCGTCGGCACCACGGGTGCCCTGCAGGAGGGCATCGAGATCGGCGACATGATTATCGCCACCGGCGCGGCGAAGAACGAGGGCACCAGCAAGCGCTACGAGGACGTTGCCTACCCAGCGGTGCCGGACTACGACGTACTCTCGTCGCTCGTGGACTCCGCCGAGGCCAACGACGAAGAGGTTCACGTCGGTCCCATCGCCAGCGACGACGCCTTCTACGCCGAGACCGAGGAGTACGTCGCCGACTGGGAGGACGCCAACATCCTCTCGGTCGAGATGGAGGCCGCGGCGGTCTTCTCGCTGACCCGGCGGCGCGACATGCGCGCGGGAGCCATCTGCACCGTGGACGGCAACCTCGTGGAGGGAACTCAGAAGGGCGAGACCGACGACGAGGAACTGCCCGAGAAGGCCAAGAACAACGTCGAGCGCGCGATTCGGATCACGTTGGACGCCGTGGTCGATTTGGCCGAATGA
- a CDS encoding carbohydrate kinase family protein has product MVEIVTAGHVNWDVTLRVDALPMPDGEARIDSQCRSGGGSAANVAVALAGMEFDAGLVGSVGTDETGEFVRRELRAAGVDCSHLLGVEDRETTTKYLIVDDDGEVMVLGNEGANEAVGPDDVDLQFVAGADHLHLTSQRPDTAATLARTATDAGVSVSFDPGRRLAERDFGEALAYSDVVFLNDREARALLDSDLEHPSSELHGRVVVIKHGEDGAQVDTPSASFDHPGFDAEVVDTTGAGDAFAAGFLAVLLRDGGVLASDADYERALEFANACGALAAMEEGARTAPSFEAVEAFLDGQF; this is encoded by the coding sequence ATGGTCGAGATAGTCACCGCCGGACACGTCAACTGGGACGTGACGTTGCGCGTGGACGCCCTCCCGATGCCCGACGGCGAGGCCCGCATCGACTCCCAGTGTCGGTCGGGCGGCGGGAGCGCCGCCAACGTCGCCGTCGCGCTGGCGGGCATGGAGTTCGACGCGGGACTCGTCGGGAGCGTCGGCACCGACGAGACCGGCGAGTTCGTCCGCCGGGAGTTGCGGGCCGCGGGCGTGGACTGCTCGCACCTGCTGGGGGTCGAAGACCGCGAGACGACGACGAAGTACCTCATCGTGGACGACGACGGTGAGGTGATGGTACTGGGCAACGAGGGCGCGAACGAGGCGGTCGGACCCGACGACGTGGACCTTCAGTTCGTCGCCGGTGCCGACCACCTCCACCTGACCAGCCAGCGCCCCGACACCGCCGCCACGCTGGCCCGGACCGCGACCGACGCGGGCGTCAGCGTGAGTTTCGACCCCGGCAGACGCCTCGCCGAGCGGGACTTCGGCGAGGCGCTGGCCTACTCCGACGTGGTCTTCCTCAACGACCGCGAGGCCCGAGCGTTGCTCGACAGCGACCTCGAACACCCCTCGTCGGAACTCCACGGTCGCGTCGTCGTCATCAAGCACGGCGAGGACGGCGCGCAAGTGGACACCCCGAGCGCGTCGTTCGACCATCCGGGGTTCGACGCCGAGGTCGTTGACACCACCGGCGCGGGCGACGCCTTCGCCGCGGGCTTTCTCGCGGTGCTGCTGCGCGACGGCGGGGTTCTGGCCTCCGACGCGGACTACGAGCGCGCGCTGGAGTTCGCCAACGCCTGCGGTGCCTTGGCCGCGATGGAGGAGGGCGCGCGGACCGCGCCGTCGTTCGAGGCGGTCGAGGCGTTTCTGGACGGGCAGTTCTGA
- a CDS encoding DUF63 family protein, giving the protein MVLPEGFALPPLPYLVGQLAAVALVGGALARSDPHVSDRIVLALAPWVVVGSSLHVLFVLDWVPGVVAPLLGTPSVYLSTFVVAGVVWFAGIHASTDPERPVVAVGVLAASAVVAYALARGAETGLRLFWPLVGLALALLLAGTLWAATRWSRPSVTAATGATGALALFGHSLDAVSTAVGVDLLGFGERTPVSRAVLDVAASLPTADLLGVGWLFVLVKLAIAEAVVILFADFVREDPREGFLLLGAVAAVGLGPGAHNLLLFMATG; this is encoded by the coding sequence ATGGTGCTTCCAGAGGGGTTCGCGCTCCCGCCGCTCCCGTATCTCGTGGGGCAGCTGGCGGCGGTGGCGCTGGTCGGCGGGGCGCTCGCCCGGTCGGACCCGCACGTCTCCGACCGCATCGTCCTCGCGCTCGCGCCGTGGGTCGTCGTGGGGTCGAGCCTCCACGTGCTGTTCGTCCTCGACTGGGTGCCCGGCGTCGTCGCGCCCCTGCTGGGCACGCCCTCGGTCTACCTCTCGACGTTCGTCGTCGCCGGGGTCGTCTGGTTCGCCGGGATTCACGCCTCGACCGACCCCGAGCGCCCGGTGGTCGCGGTCGGGGTGCTGGCCGCGAGCGCGGTCGTGGCCTACGCGCTCGCTCGCGGGGCCGAGACCGGACTCCGGCTGTTCTGGCCGCTGGTCGGTCTCGCGCTGGCGCTCCTGCTCGCCGGGACGCTCTGGGCCGCGACCAGATGGTCGCGCCCGAGCGTGACCGCGGCGACGGGCGCGACGGGCGCGCTGGCGCTGTTCGGCCACTCGCTCGACGCGGTCTCGACGGCCGTGGGCGTGGACCTGCTCGGGTTCGGCGAGCGAACGCCGGTCTCGCGCGCGGTCCTCGACGTGGCGGCCTCGCTCCCGACCGCCGACCTCCTCGGCGTCGGGTGGCTGTTCGTCCTCGTGAAACTCGCCATCGCGGAGGCCGTGGTGATTCTGTTCGCGGATTTCGTCCGCGAGGACCCCCGCGAGGGGTTCCTGTTGCTGGGCGCGGTCGCCGCGGTCGGCTTGGGTCCGGGCGCGCACAACCTGCTCCTGTTCATGGCGACGGGCTGA
- a CDS encoding DUF7553 family protein, with protein MASIPPIIDIRDDLRRARDAADADVTEDFETVRDRLDAFGERDRADREGVVDEIDNQLLRVEELLDDEEATRAVRSARNRLHIYRESLSSSDEGLLVVDSGVYQHEEPEAERGEVRRPLPVGEVTLTVTVANSGEDAEVEPIVRFYDEDGEELESASGPAFDLAAGTEGRMELEVDVPSDATRYAVSVVRAA; from the coding sequence GTGGCTTCGATACCACCGATTATCGACATCCGAGACGACCTGCGACGCGCGCGCGACGCGGCCGACGCCGACGTGACCGAGGACTTCGAGACGGTGCGCGACCGCCTCGACGCCTTCGGCGAGCGCGACCGGGCCGACCGCGAGGGCGTCGTGGACGAGATAGACAACCAACTGCTCCGCGTCGAGGAGTTGCTGGACGACGAGGAGGCGACCCGCGCGGTCCGGTCCGCTCGCAACCGACTCCACATCTACCGGGAGTCGCTCTCGTCGAGCGACGAGGGCCTCCTCGTCGTGGACTCGGGCGTCTACCAGCACGAGGAACCGGAAGCCGAACGGGGAGAGGTTCGACGACCGCTCCCGGTCGGCGAGGTGACGCTGACGGTCACGGTGGCCAACAGCGGCGAGGACGCCGAGGTAGAACCGATAGTCCGGTTCTACGACGAAGACGGCGAGGAGCTGGAGTCGGCCAGCGGTCCCGCGTTCGACTTGGCGGCCGGGACCGAGGGCCGGATGGAGTTGGAGGTGGACGTGCCGAGCGACGCGACCCGCTACGCCGTGTCGGTCGTGCGAGCGGCCTGA
- a CDS encoding SPW repeat protein has translation MSENTATNRNGSTGGYVSAATALVGGWIVLSAFLYSPPAANFWNDIIVGAAIGVIAGYNAVRADDRESVNTGAASLVALLGLWMVVAPFVFETAFEGAFWSDVVSGALVAVLAGYNVYQSRGTERRTRTAEAETR, from the coding sequence ATGAGCGAAAACACGGCCACGAACCGCAACGGTAGCACGGGGGGATACGTGTCGGCGGCGACGGCACTCGTCGGCGGGTGGATCGTCCTCTCGGCGTTTCTGTACTCACCGCCGGCGGCCAACTTCTGGAACGACATCATCGTGGGGGCCGCGATAGGCGTCATCGCGGGCTACAACGCGGTCAGGGCCGACGACCGGGAGAGCGTCAACACGGGCGCTGCCTCGCTGGTCGCGTTGCTCGGTCTCTGGATGGTCGTCGCACCGTTCGTCTTCGAGACGGCCTTCGAGGGCGCGTTCTGGAGCGACGTGGTGAGCGGCGCGCTGGTCGCCGTCCTTGCAGGATACAACGTCTACCAGTCCAGAGGAACCGAGCGCCGGACGCGGACCGCCGAGGCCGAGACCCGGTAG
- a CDS encoding PTS fructose transporter subunit IIB — protein MRLVAVTACPTGIAHSQMGAESLARAATDAGHDIEVEVHAAMGTENELGERDLDRAAAAVVAADVRVDTDRFEDLPTVVAPVGTAVSEPERLVERAVELGREGDAETVRVGEESADGTGGGLLDGVRRLFE, from the coding sequence ATGAGGCTCGTCGCCGTCACCGCGTGTCCGACCGGAATCGCCCACAGCCAGATGGGCGCGGAGTCGCTGGCTCGGGCCGCGACCGACGCCGGACACGACATCGAGGTCGAGGTCCACGCCGCGATGGGCACCGAGAACGAACTCGGCGAGCGCGACCTCGACCGGGCCGCCGCCGCCGTCGTCGCCGCCGACGTCCGGGTGGACACCGACCGATTCGAGGACCTCCCGACGGTCGTCGCGCCGGTCGGCACGGCGGTGTCGGAGCCGGAGCGACTCGTCGAGCGAGCCGTCGAACTCGGGCGCGAGGGGGACGCCGAGACCGTCCGCGTCGGCGAAGAGTCGGCGGACGGGACGGGCGGCGGACTGCTCGACGGCGTCCGCCGACTGTTCGAGTAG
- a CDS encoding putative PEP-binding protein yields MTDLRGVGVGTGAVTGQAVWLARPDESPERDGSPSSPDAERDRFERARARTVEELRDERDRAAVAVGKAAEEVLATHETFLFDPAFEERVEDAIDDGDAAERAVARALEDWIESFEETGGKTAARADDLRDLRGRFLRALRGESPRSVGDLPDGAVVLADRLDPGTAVRLAADDVAGVATAEGSRTGHAAIVLRSQGVPVVVDLSEELRTVESGARVGLDAVAGLLTLDPSAVTGAGPAEAVVADAVGTASGTPLAVTANVGSGRESAVARERGADGVGLFRSEFLALRSDGVPDEDAQTEAYVAALDRFPDAEVAIRTFDFGGDKPLPDAEGDVPRGVAGSLATPDRHREQLRALCRAAARGAGELTAVLPHVTRLDEVAAVRDHLDAATDELAAAGVPHERPALGVMVETPAAVELAPELASRVASLSLGTNDLSRHVLGTTRDADPAVTEPAVVRAIGRAVAAATDAGVPVRCCGEAAADPAFAALLVGFGVTELSVAPDAVPATKRRLDGIDRSEAAALAERATAASTKSEVDSLLKEAP; encoded by the coding sequence GTGACCGACCTCCGGGGCGTCGGCGTCGGGACGGGCGCGGTGACGGGGCAAGCCGTTTGGCTGGCGCGCCCCGACGAGTCCCCGGAGCGCGACGGGTCTCCCAGTTCTCCCGACGCGGAGCGCGACCGGTTCGAGCGCGCCCGCGCTCGGACCGTCGAGGAACTGCGCGACGAGCGCGACCGGGCGGCCGTCGCCGTCGGGAAAGCCGCCGAGGAGGTGCTGGCCACCCACGAGACGTTCCTCTTCGACCCCGCGTTCGAGGAACGGGTCGAGGACGCCATCGACGACGGCGACGCGGCCGAGCGGGCGGTCGCCCGCGCGCTCGAAGACTGGATAGAGTCCTTCGAGGAGACCGGTGGGAAGACGGCGGCGCGAGCCGACGACCTCCGCGACCTTCGGGGGCGGTTCCTCCGCGCGCTCCGCGGCGAGTCCCCCCGTTCCGTCGGCGACCTCCCGGACGGCGCGGTCGTGCTGGCCGACCGACTCGACCCCGGTACGGCGGTCCGACTCGCCGCCGACGACGTTGCCGGCGTGGCGACCGCCGAGGGGAGTCGAACCGGCCACGCGGCCATCGTCCTCCGGTCGCAAGGCGTGCCGGTCGTGGTGGACCTCAGCGAGGAGCTTCGGACCGTCGAATCGGGTGCCCGCGTCGGGTTGGACGCGGTCGCGGGTTTACTCACGCTCGACCCGAGCGCCGTGACCGGCGCGGGACCGGCCGAGGCGGTCGTCGCCGACGCGGTCGGCACGGCGTCGGGGACGCCGCTCGCGGTGACGGCGAACGTCGGGTCCGGACGGGAGTCGGCGGTCGCTCGGGAGCGGGGCGCGGACGGCGTCGGCCTGTTCCGCAGCGAGTTCCTCGCGCTGCGGTCCGACGGCGTTCCCGACGAGGACGCCCAGACCGAGGCGTACGTCGCGGCGCTCGACCGATTCCCGGACGCCGAGGTCGCGATACGCACGTTCGACTTCGGCGGCGACAAGCCGCTCCCCGACGCCGAGGGCGACGTCCCCCGCGGCGTCGCGGGGTCGCTGGCGACCCCCGACCGCCACCGCGAGCAGCTCCGCGCGCTCTGTCGGGCGGCGGCCCGCGGCGCGGGCGAACTCACGGCGGTCCTCCCCCACGTCACCCGACTCGACGAGGTGGCGGCGGTGCGCGACCACCTCGACGCCGCCACCGACGAACTCGCGGCCGCCGGCGTTCCCCACGAGCGGCCCGCCCTCGGAGTGATGGTGGAGACGCCCGCCGCGGTCGAACTCGCCCCCGAACTGGCGTCGCGGGTCGCGTCCCTCTCGCTGGGCACCAACGACCTCTCGCGCCACGTCCTCGGGACGACCCGCGACGCCGACCCCGCCGTCACCGAACCCGCCGTGGTTCGGGCCATCGGGCGGGCGGTCGCCGCGGCGACCGACGCGGGCGTTCCCGTGCGGTGCTGCGGCGAGGCGGCGGCCGACCCGGCGTTCGCCGCGCTCCTCGTCGGGTTCGGCGTGACCGAACTCAGCGTCGCGCCCGACGCCGTGCCCGCGACGAAGCGCCGACTCGACGGCATCGACCGGAGCGAGGCGGCGGCCCTCGCCGAGCGCGCGACCGCGGCGAGTACGAAGAGTGAAGTGGACTCGCTGCTCAAGGAGGCTCCATGA
- a CDS encoding HPr family phosphocarrier protein has product MTERRVTVARETGLHARPARAVAESAADFDASVTVEYDGETARAASALELTALGVRSGESVTVRAAGDDADRAVAAVAAVLAEEGDP; this is encoded by the coding sequence GTGACCGAACGGCGCGTCACCGTCGCGCGGGAGACCGGTCTCCACGCCAGACCCGCGCGGGCGGTCGCGGAGTCCGCCGCCGACTTCGACGCCTCAGTGACCGTCGAATACGACGGTGAGACCGCGCGGGCCGCGAGCGCGCTCGAACTCACGGCGCTCGGCGTCCGGTCGGGCGAGTCCGTGACCGTCCGGGCGGCGGGCGACGACGCCGACCGCGCCGTCGCGGCGGTCGCCGCCGTCCTCGCCGAGGAGGGCGACCCGTGA
- a CDS encoding PTS sugar transporter subunit IIA, translating to MNAEDFVAPALVTLEEPPAERRACIEFLLDLATAAGRVTDREAARDALLEREAASPTGLGNGVALPHARTDAVARPTVAFARSERGVDFGAPDGDPATLLFCLLAPADAAADHLEALSRLSRALADPTFRSRLAEADSERAVVAAIREAVA from the coding sequence ATGAACGCCGAGGATTTCGTCGCTCCCGCGCTCGTCACGCTGGAGGAACCGCCCGCCGAGCGCCGGGCGTGCATCGAGTTCCTGCTCGACCTCGCGACGGCGGCGGGTCGCGTCACCGACCGCGAAGCGGCCCGCGACGCGCTGCTGGAGCGGGAGGCCGCGTCGCCGACCGGACTCGGCAACGGCGTCGCGCTCCCCCACGCCCGGACCGACGCGGTCGCCCGCCCGACCGTCGCGTTCGCCCGGTCCGAGCGCGGCGTCGATTTCGGCGCGCCGGACGGCGACCCGGCGACGCTCCTGTTCTGTCTGCTCGCGCCCGCCGACGCCGCCGCCGACCACCTCGAAGCGCTGAGTCGGCTCTCGCGGGCGCTCGCGGACCCGACGTTCCGGAGCCGACTCGCCGAGGCCGACTCGGAGCGGGCCGTCGTCGCCGCGATTCGGGAGGCGGTAGCGTGA